A window from Deinococcus sp. Leaf326 encodes these proteins:
- a CDS encoding DUF2171 domain-containing protein — protein sequence MNEVVSGLPIICADDLIHGYAEGIERDYLLTTPFGDGHRHFIPIEVIEQVGDAVYLKVTPEELLRLF from the coding sequence ATGAACGAAGTGGTCTCGGGTCTGCCGATCATCTGTGCTGACGACCTCATCCACGGCTACGCCGAGGGTATAGAACGTGACTACCTCCTGACCACGCCGTTCGGAGATGGTCACCGTCATTTCATCCCTATCGAGGTTATTGAGCAGGTCGGTGACGCGGTATACCTCAAGGTCACGCCCGAGGAGTTGCTGCGACTGTTCTGA
- a CDS encoding polysaccharide deacetylase family protein, protein MRVSPLLAMLVLSVSIAGAQGGTAPLPQVHAPAAGSTSALDNVPGEVQPLAPGARPAETLPRLTLSPAIAELERLEYRGNGFIEVAHAVALLPASDQTLARRRALALEVASRALAARPELSEVDVSVYDRATYGGFGGPLPLFTASVPRARLADFRAYAQDQGSYDRVYEGGTPATIPPTVVARVREDALTFFGSASERLRQSLTQSVSQSRGGERDGLLFRGPTNRRVAALTFDDAPHPLYEPLLLDLLRRAGVRATLFVIGRNAVAYPYFVRDMVAQGHEVGNHTYHHVRLPGLSPAQVQAELAQANTAISAVTGQPVRYFRPPGGDYSPLTLQVARQEGLITTFWTDDPGDFDNPGDAVVESRLVSHLRPGGIVLQHDNAPEAIDVLRGFLRVARERGVALTTVGEMVVPR, encoded by the coding sequence ATGAGAGTCTCTCCCCTCCTCGCCATGCTTGTCCTGAGCGTGTCCATCGCAGGCGCGCAGGGCGGTACAGCCCCACTGCCCCAGGTGCACGCACCTGCGGCCGGGTCTACAAGTGCCCTAGACAATGTGCCCGGCGAGGTACAACCTCTGGCGCCCGGCGCACGTCCGGCTGAGACGCTGCCCAGGCTGACCCTCTCGCCAGCCATCGCCGAACTCGAACGGCTGGAGTACCGGGGCAACGGCTTCATCGAGGTCGCGCACGCCGTCGCGTTGCTGCCAGCAAGCGACCAGACCCTGGCGCGCCGCCGGGCCCTGGCGCTGGAGGTCGCCTCGCGCGCCCTGGCCGCCCGCCCTGAACTGAGCGAGGTGGACGTCAGCGTATATGACCGCGCTACCTATGGGGGCTTCGGCGGACCGCTGCCGCTGTTCACGGCGTCGGTGCCGCGTGCCCGGCTGGCCGACTTCCGGGCCTACGCGCAGGATCAGGGGAGTTACGACCGCGTATACGAGGGCGGCACGCCAGCCACCATCCCGCCCACGGTGGTCGCGCGGGTCCGCGAGGACGCCCTGACTTTTTTCGGCAGCGCCTCCGAGCGGCTGCGCCAGAGCCTGACCCAGAGCGTCTCGCAGTCGCGCGGCGGCGAGCGGGACGGCCTGCTGTTCCGGGGTCCGACGAACCGCCGCGTGGCCGCCCTGACCTTCGACGACGCGCCGCACCCCCTGTACGAGCCGCTGCTGCTCGACCTGCTGCGCCGCGCCGGTGTCCGGGCGACCCTGTTCGTCATCGGCCGCAACGCGGTGGCCTACCCCTACTTCGTGCGTGACATGGTGGCGCAGGGCCACGAGGTCGGCAACCACACCTACCACCACGTCCGGCTGCCGGGCCTGAGTCCGGCCCAGGTGCAGGCCGAACTCGCGCAGGCCAACACCGCCATCTCGGCCGTGACCGGGCAGCCGGTACGTTACTTCCGGCCGCCCGGCGGCGACTACTCGCCTCTGACCTTGCAGGTCGCCCGTCAGGAAGGACTGATCACGACCTTCTGGACGGACGACCCCGGCGACTTCGACAACCCCGGTGATGCGGTGGTCGAGTCACGGCTGGTCTCACACCTGCGCCCCGGCGGCATCGTGCTGCAGCACGACAACGCGCCCGAGGCCATTGACGTGCTGCGCGGGTTCCTGCGGGTGGCCCGTGAGCGCGGCGTCGCCCTGACCACTGTCGGGGAGATGGTGGTCCCGCGTTGA
- a CDS encoding manganese catalase family protein, giving the protein MFYHDNKLQYPVRVDTPSPVFAKMLQQAIGGVEGEIRVCLQYLFQSFGSRGPTKYRDMLMETGTEELAHIQMLATAVALNLEGSPASVQAAAARENPMVAAVMGGMEPRQFLSAGMAALAADANGVPFNGSHVYASGNIVADMYSNVAAEATGRVLACRLFDMTDDPGMKDMLRYLIARDTMHQQQWLAVIEELGGQQANLPVPNSFDQDQELLEVSYDFFATGIDGIEPPSGRWTSGPSLDGKGEYRVRRAVPFGEEPKLAPPMPSGYAQSQQMMPGAVDATAETTITGRVDESRGL; this is encoded by the coding sequence ATGTTCTACCACGACAACAAGTTGCAGTACCCCGTGCGTGTGGATACCCCCAGTCCCGTCTTCGCCAAGATGCTGCAGCAGGCCATAGGCGGCGTCGAGGGTGAGATCCGGGTGTGCCTGCAGTATCTGTTTCAGTCCTTCGGGTCGCGCGGCCCGACCAAATACCGCGACATGCTCATGGAGACCGGCACCGAGGAACTCGCCCACATCCAGATGCTCGCCACGGCGGTCGCCCTGAACCTCGAAGGGTCGCCTGCGAGTGTGCAGGCGGCGGCGGCCCGCGAGAACCCCATGGTTGCGGCCGTGATGGGCGGTATGGAGCCCCGGCAGTTCCTCTCGGCCGGGATGGCCGCGCTTGCGGCCGACGCCAACGGGGTGCCCTTCAACGGGTCGCACGTCTATGCCAGCGGCAACATCGTGGCCGATATGTACAGCAACGTGGCGGCCGAGGCGACGGGCCGGGTGCTCGCCTGCCGCCTCTTCGACATGACCGATGACCCCGGCATGAAGGACATGCTGCGTTACCTGATCGCCCGTGACACCATGCACCAGCAGCAGTGGCTGGCGGTCATCGAGGAACTCGGCGGCCAGCAGGCCAACCTGCCCGTTCCCAACAGCTTCGACCAGGATCAGGAGCTTCTGGAGGTGAGCTACGACTTCTTCGCCACCGGCATAGACGGGATCGAGCCACCGTCCGGTCGCTGGACGAGCGGGCCGTCGCTGGACGGCAAGGGCGAATACCGTGTGCGCCGCGCGGTGCCCTTCGGTGAGGAACCGAAACTCGCCCCCCCCATGCCCTCGGGCTACGCCCAGAGTCAGCAGATGATGCCGGGTGCAGTGGACGCGACCGCGGAAACCACCATCACCGGCCGTGTGGACGAGAGCCGGGGCCTGTAG
- a CDS encoding S8 family peptidase: protein MNARLTTGVLALSLALAACGTSTTPTAQSPAQSPLQGSAPTENGLAPLRGTDNPSAIAGQYIVVLKEGTQNNLSAQSAGGLIGSLGLDPQGITVLSVYGQAIEGFAAKLSTQNVDKLRANTNVEYVEQDGMMYANATQSGATWGLDRIDQRNLPLSGTYVYNKTGSGVKAYIIDTGINTSHTSFGGRAVWGTNTTGDGRNTDCQGHGTHVAGTVGSSTWGVAKGASLVAVKVLDCSGSGTNSGVISGINWALSNKGSATAVANMSLGGPASSAVDDAVNNAGSRGLVMVVAAGNENQNACNVSPARASGSGVITVGATTRSDVRASYSNYGSCVDLFAPGSDITSAWIGSTTASNTISGTSMATPHVAGAVALLLQGNTGISASSARTTILNTTTNGVVTSENGSPDKLLYTLSF, encoded by the coding sequence ATGAACGCACGTCTGACTACCGGTGTTTTGGCCCTTTCCCTCGCCCTCGCCGCCTGCGGAACTTCGACCACGCCCACAGCCCAATCGCCTGCACAGTCACCCCTGCAGGGCAGCGCACCGACCGAGAACGGGCTCGCCCCCCTGCGCGGGACCGACAATCCCAGCGCCATCGCCGGACAGTACATCGTGGTCCTCAAGGAAGGCACCCAAAATAACCTGAGCGCCCAGAGTGCCGGCGGCCTGATCGGCAGCCTGGGGCTGGACCCGCAGGGCATTACGGTCCTAAGCGTGTACGGGCAAGCTATTGAGGGCTTCGCGGCCAAGCTCAGCACCCAGAACGTGGACAAGCTACGTGCCAACACCAATGTCGAGTACGTCGAGCAGGACGGCATGATGTACGCCAACGCCACCCAGTCGGGCGCCACCTGGGGCCTGGACCGCATCGACCAGCGCAATCTGCCCCTGAGCGGAACCTACGTCTACAACAAGACCGGCTCGGGCGTGAAGGCGTACATCATCGATACGGGCATCAACACCTCGCATACCAGCTTCGGCGGGCGCGCGGTGTGGGGCACGAACACCACAGGCGACGGCCGCAACACCGACTGTCAGGGCCACGGAACCCACGTCGCCGGCACAGTCGGCTCCTCGACCTGGGGCGTAGCCAAGGGCGCGAGCCTGGTCGCCGTGAAGGTGCTGGACTGTAGCGGCTCAGGCACAAACTCCGGGGTCATCAGCGGCATCAACTGGGCACTGAGCAACAAAGGCAGCGCCACGGCCGTCGCCAACATGAGCCTGGGCGGCCCAGCCAGCTCGGCCGTGGATGACGCCGTAAACAATGCAGGCAGCCGGGGCCTCGTGATGGTAGTCGCCGCCGGGAACGAGAACCAGAACGCCTGCAACGTCAGCCCGGCACGCGCCAGCGGCAGTGGTGTGATTACCGTAGGCGCCACCACACGCAGCGACGTGCGCGCCAGCTACAGCAATTACGGCTCCTGCGTGGATCTCTTCGCCCCCGGCAGCGATATCACGAGCGCCTGGATCGGCAGCACGACCGCCAGCAACACCATCAGCGGTACGAGCATGGCGACGCCCCACGTGGCCGGCGCCGTGGCCCTGCTCCTTCAGGGCAACACGGGCATCAGCGCCAGCAGCGCCCGGACGACCATCCTGAACACCACCACCAACGGTGTGGTGACTAGCGAGAACGGCAGCCCCGACAAGCTCCTCTACACCCTGAGCTTCTGA
- a CDS encoding FtsX-like permease family protein yields MVGPLSLALWTALRGLRSRLGALLITVVAVALATATALVVPLVTRQVERGAQAAAQVFDLLVTAPGSGTQAVMSSLFYTGAPIGNIPERVYEELRDAPGTRRAVPIALGDNYLGFPIVGTTAAFFDQRVRPSDPPYFRIGQGGLFAREHDAVVGARVAREVGLRVGSTFVGAHGLGEHHLEGEEEHDEAHSEPYRVTGILAPTGGPVDRAVLTPIETVWEVHDEDQAAGREVTAVLYSADQLSGIYVTAQRLNAGRDAMAVFPGQVFAQARDVLLQGQAAYAALALLVLGIAALTVWLSVYTSGLERQRTVALLRVLGAGRGTVFALVLLETLLTVTLGVGLGLGLALFVSTVGGDVLGVRLGFTLAAPQLTWALVSRTLLLIPLGLLAALPPAVVAARVSPLRLL; encoded by the coding sequence ATGGTAGGCCCGCTCTCCCTGGCCCTCTGGACGGCGCTGCGCGGCCTGCGCTCGCGGCTGGGGGCGCTGCTGATTACGGTGGTCGCGGTGGCCCTCGCCACGGCGACGGCGCTGGTCGTGCCGCTGGTGACGCGGCAGGTCGAGCGCGGCGCGCAGGCCGCGGCGCAGGTGTTCGACCTGCTCGTTACCGCGCCCGGCAGCGGCACCCAGGCAGTTATGAGCAGCCTGTTCTACACTGGCGCGCCCATCGGCAACATTCCCGAGCGGGTCTACGAGGAGCTGCGTGACGCCCCCGGCACCCGCCGGGCTGTGCCCATCGCGCTGGGGGACAACTACCTGGGCTTTCCCATCGTGGGGACCACGGCGGCCTTCTTCGACCAGCGGGTGCGCCCGAGCGATCCGCCGTACTTCCGGATCGGCCAGGGCGGCCTCTTCGCCCGCGAGCACGACGCGGTAGTGGGCGCTCGGGTGGCCCGCGAGGTGGGGCTGCGCGTCGGAAGCACCTTCGTCGGCGCGCACGGCCTGGGAGAACACCACTTGGAAGGCGAGGAAGAGCATGACGAGGCGCACAGCGAGCCCTACCGTGTGACCGGCATCCTGGCTCCCACGGGCGGCCCGGTGGACCGCGCGGTCCTGACGCCCATCGAGACTGTATGGGAGGTCCACGACGAGGATCAGGCGGCTGGGCGCGAGGTGACGGCCGTGCTGTACTCGGCCGATCAGCTCTCGGGTATCTACGTGACGGCGCAGCGCCTCAATGCGGGCCGTGACGCGATGGCGGTCTTTCCGGGGCAGGTCTTCGCCCAGGCGCGTGACGTGCTGCTCCAGGGGCAGGCGGCCTACGCGGCGCTGGCGCTGCTCGTGCTGGGCATCGCGGCCCTGACGGTCTGGCTCAGCGTCTACACCTCGGGTCTTGAGCGCCAGCGCACCGTTGCCCTGCTGCGGGTGCTGGGGGCGGGGCGCGGCACGGTGTTCGCCCTCGTGCTGCTCGAAACCCTCCTGACGGTCACGCTGGGCGTGGGGCTGGGGCTGGGGCTCGCGCTGTTCGTCAGTACGGTGGGCGGCGACGTGCTGGGCGTACGCCTCGGCTTCACGCTGGCGGCCCCGCAGCTGACCTGGGCGCTCGTGTCGCGCACGCTGCTGCTCATTCCGCTGGGCCTGCTCGCCGCGCTGCCGCCGGCTGTGGTGGCTGCGCGGGTGTCGCCGCTGAGATTGCTCTGA
- a CDS encoding aminotransferase class III-fold pyridoxal phosphate-dependent enzyme, giving the protein MPDAHPDSPQVIQDNRDYTLFSWSAQAQTNPIHMVGGKGSHFFDGDGNTWLDFSSQLININVGHQHPKVLQAIKDQVDTMCFAGPSFATDVRAELGRKLAEVTGLAKSFFTLGGSEANENAIKMARLYTGRDKIITRYRSYHGATMGSMSASGDPRRWPVEPGIPGIVRVFDPYMYRPPMGGTAEAWEDGCITHIEEVIQMEGPHTIAAMLVEGITGSNGLLIPPDSYYPRLRALLDKYGILLIDDEVMSGFGRTGKWLATQHYGIVPDIVTCAKGLTSGYMPLGAVIVNQKIADYFENHFLAGGLTYSGHPVSLAAAIANLKVYEEEKLFEHTLEMGQHLGERLEAMKRKYACVGDVRYIGLFSVLELVKDKKTKEPLAPFNGTSPEMARLAAHIKSRFVYAYSRFNFLWVCPPLVVTKEELDHGLDVYEEALALVDEMIGAAVAAD; this is encoded by the coding sequence ATGCCCGACGCACACCCGGACAGCCCGCAGGTCATTCAGGACAACCGCGACTACACCCTCTTTTCGTGGAGCGCCCAGGCCCAGACCAACCCCATCCATATGGTCGGGGGCAAGGGCAGCCACTTCTTCGACGGCGACGGGAACACCTGGCTCGACTTTTCTTCTCAGCTCATCAACATCAACGTGGGCCACCAGCATCCGAAGGTGCTCCAGGCGATCAAGGACCAGGTGGACACGATGTGTTTCGCCGGGCCGAGTTTTGCCACCGACGTGCGCGCCGAACTGGGCAGGAAACTGGCCGAGGTGACGGGCCTCGCCAAGAGCTTCTTCACGCTGGGCGGCAGCGAGGCCAACGAGAACGCCATCAAGATGGCCAGGCTCTATACGGGCCGCGACAAGATCATCACGCGCTACCGCAGCTACCACGGCGCGACGATGGGCTCCATGTCTGCCTCGGGCGACCCGCGCCGCTGGCCGGTCGAACCGGGCATTCCCGGCATCGTGCGGGTGTTCGACCCGTACATGTACCGCCCGCCGATGGGCGGCACGGCCGAAGCCTGGGAGGACGGCTGCATCACCCACATCGAGGAAGTCATCCAGATGGAGGGACCGCACACCATCGCGGCGATGCTAGTCGAGGGCATCACGGGCAGCAACGGCCTGCTCATTCCGCCGGACAGCTACTACCCCCGGCTGCGGGCACTGCTCGACAAGTACGGCATCCTCCTCATCGACGACGAGGTCATGAGCGGGTTCGGGCGCACGGGCAAGTGGCTGGCGACGCAGCACTACGGGATCGTGCCCGACATCGTCACCTGCGCCAAGGGCCTGACGAGCGGCTACATGCCGCTGGGCGCCGTGATCGTCAACCAGAAGATCGCCGACTACTTCGAGAACCACTTCCTGGCGGGCGGCCTGACCTACAGCGGCCACCCCGTGAGCCTCGCGGCGGCCATCGCCAACCTCAAGGTCTACGAGGAGGAAAAGCTCTTCGAGCACACGCTGGAGATGGGCCAGCACCTCGGCGAGCGCCTGGAAGCCATGAAGCGCAAGTATGCCTGCGTGGGGGACGTGCGCTACATCGGGCTGTTCAGCGTGCTGGAACTCGTGAAGGACAAGAAGACGAAAGAGCCGCTGGCCCCCTTCAACGGCACCTCGCCCGAGATGGCGCGCCTGGCCGCGCACATCAAGAGCAGGTTCGTGTACGCCTACAGCCGCTTCAATTTCCTGTGGGTGTGCCCGCCGCTGGTGGTGACCAAAGAGGAGCTGGATCACGGCCTGGACGTGTACGAGGAGGCGCTGGCCCTGGTGGACGAGATGATCGGCGCAGCGGTGGCAGCGGATTGA
- a CDS encoding DedA family protein produces the protein MILGGLGEPGLLLTAAATAATVTAVPAVPAWLSALDPAWLNAATLLLMFVEGAGVPGVPGILPMLAQAGLIEAGHTTFAEAALWGVLGNWLGSLAGYAFGRSGMRRLPPRWRERLEGERIRGLLARHGGGLVIVSRTVGSLRTPVTWSAAPLGYPFGRFALFSLLGALLHVLVWQYGLWKFGAALLVLARRAETDLLGAALGVALLWGLWQGWRRWRGPASPPPPAT, from the coding sequence TTGATCCTGGGCGGCCTGGGAGAGCCGGGGCTGCTGCTGACGGCGGCGGCCACGGCTGCCACCGTCACAGCGGTCCCCGCCGTCCCCGCGTGGCTGAGTGCCCTGGACCCGGCCTGGCTGAATGCCGCGACCCTGCTGCTTATGTTCGTCGAGGGCGCAGGGGTGCCGGGGGTACCGGGCATCCTGCCCATGTTGGCGCAGGCGGGCCTGATTGAGGCAGGGCACACCACCTTTGCCGAGGCGGCGCTTTGGGGCGTACTGGGCAACTGGCTGGGCAGCCTGGCGGGCTACGCCTTCGGGCGCTCGGGGATGCGGCGGCTGCCCCCACGCTGGCGCGAGCGGCTGGAGGGCGAGCGGATACGTGGGCTGCTGGCACGCCACGGCGGCGGGCTGGTGATCGTGAGCCGCACGGTGGGGTCGCTGCGCACCCCGGTCACCTGGTCGGCGGCGCCGCTGGGCTACCCTTTCGGCCGCTTCGCCCTGTTCAGTCTGCTGGGGGCACTGCTGCACGTCCTTGTGTGGCAGTACGGCCTGTGGAAGTTCGGCGCGGCGCTACTGGTCCTCGCCCGCCGTGCCGAGACTGACCTGCTGGGGGCCGCTCTGGGCGTAGCCCTGCTTTGGGGCCTGTGGCAGGGCTGGCGGCGCTGGCGCGGCCCGGCATCCCCGCCTCCCCCGGCCACCTGA
- a CDS encoding CoA-acylating methylmalonate-semialdehyde dehydrogenase codes for MTATTEKPTTLTHWIGGQDTAGTSGRTSPVYNPATGQVQAQLPLASREELDAAVGVAKVAAVKWRASSLSQRTTIMFRFRELLNARKDDLARIITREHGKVHSDALGEISRGLENVEFACGVPQLLKGGYSEGVSTGVDVYSIQQPLGVVAGITPFNFPAMVPLWMLCNAIACGNTFILKPSEKDPSSALFIAGLLKEAGLPDGVLNVVHGDKAAVEAILEHPDIAAVSFVGSTPIAQYIYEKGTRHGKRVQALGGAKNHMLVLPDADIGAAADAAVSAAYGSAGERCMAISVAVAVGDAGDQLVQAIKDRLSALKIGPGDQAENDMGPLITREHRDKVAGYIASAQEQGATVVVDGRAQPFDGDGFFLGVSLLDHVKPGMAAYDDEIFGPVLCVARAESYAEGMELIAANPYGNGTAIFTRDGGAARQFQFDVEVGMVGINVPIPVPVAYYSFGGWKASLFGDTHMYGPEGIKFFTRSKVVTSRWPDPAKSRVDLGFPTTG; via the coding sequence ATGACCGCAACCACCGAAAAACCCACCACGCTTACGCACTGGATCGGCGGGCAAGACACCGCCGGGACGTCGGGCCGCACCTCGCCTGTGTACAACCCAGCCACCGGGCAGGTTCAGGCGCAGTTGCCCCTCGCCAGCCGCGAGGAACTCGACGCCGCCGTGGGGGTCGCCAAAGTGGCGGCCGTCAAGTGGCGCGCTTCGTCGCTGAGCCAGCGCACGACCATCATGTTCCGGTTCCGCGAGCTGCTCAATGCCCGCAAGGACGACCTCGCCCGCATCATCACCCGTGAGCACGGCAAGGTCCACAGTGACGCGCTGGGCGAGATCTCGCGCGGACTGGAGAACGTGGAGTTCGCCTGCGGCGTGCCGCAACTGCTCAAGGGCGGCTACTCCGAAGGAGTCAGTACGGGCGTGGACGTCTACTCCATCCAGCAGCCGCTCGGGGTGGTCGCGGGCATCACGCCCTTCAACTTTCCGGCGATGGTCCCGCTGTGGATGCTGTGCAATGCCATCGCCTGCGGCAACACCTTCATTCTCAAGCCCTCCGAGAAAGACCCGTCGTCGGCGCTGTTCATCGCGGGGCTGCTCAAGGAGGCGGGCCTGCCCGACGGCGTGCTGAACGTGGTCCACGGCGACAAGGCGGCAGTGGAAGCCATTCTGGAACACCCCGACATCGCCGCTGTGAGCTTCGTGGGCTCTACGCCAATTGCCCAGTACATCTACGAGAAGGGCACCCGCCACGGCAAGCGCGTGCAGGCACTGGGTGGGGCCAAGAACCACATGCTGGTGCTGCCCGACGCCGACATCGGCGCGGCGGCCGACGCGGCGGTCAGTGCGGCCTACGGCTCGGCGGGCGAGCGCTGCATGGCGATCAGCGTGGCGGTGGCGGTGGGCGACGCGGGCGACCAATTGGTGCAGGCCATCAAGGACCGCCTTTCCGCCCTCAAGATCGGCCCCGGTGACCAGGCCGAGAACGACATGGGGCCGCTGATCACCCGCGAGCACCGCGACAAGGTAGCCGGATACATCGCCTCGGCGCAGGAACAGGGCGCGACGGTCGTGGTGGACGGCCGGGCACAGCCTTTCGACGGAGACGGCTTTTTCCTGGGGGTCAGCCTGCTCGACCATGTGAAGCCCGGCATGGCCGCCTACGACGACGAAATCTTCGGGCCGGTGCTGTGCGTGGCCCGCGCCGAGAGCTACGCCGAGGGCATGGAGCTGATCGCGGCGAATCCCTATGGCAACGGCACCGCCATCTTCACCCGCGACGGCGGCGCGGCCCGGCAGTTTCAGTTCGACGTGGAGGTAGGCATGGTGGGCATCAACGTGCCCATTCCCGTACCGGTCGCCTACTACTCCTTCGGCGGCTGGAAGGCCAGTCTGTTCGGCGATACCCACATGTACGGCCCGGAGGGCATCAAGTTCTTCACTCGCTCCAAGGTCGTGACCTCGCGCTGGCCCGACCCCGCCAAGAGCAGGGTGGACCTGGGCTTCCCGACGACGGGGTGA